Proteins from a genomic interval of Enterococcus faecium:
- the purR gene encoding pur operon repressor has protein sequence MKVRRSERLVDMTQYLLNHPHELISLTSFAERYESAKSSISEDLGIIKKTFKERGYGTLETIPGAAGGVLFIPEISYEEAKKYIESLAERLSEQDRLLPGGYVYLSDLLGEPELLRQVGRIIASKYLGEKIDAVMTVATKGVPIAQAVSYYLNAPFVIVRRDSKITEGSTVSVNYVSGSSERIEKMELSKRSLKRGSRVLVVDDFMKGGGTVNGMKSLIEEFESELVGITVFAESKFNGHRAIDDYTSLLYVKDVDTQTKNITVVPGNYFSE, from the coding sequence GTGAAAGTACGTCGCAGTGAACGTCTAGTTGACATGACACAGTATTTATTGAATCACCCGCATGAATTGATTTCCTTAACAAGCTTTGCCGAACGTTATGAATCTGCTAAATCTTCTATCAGTGAAGATTTGGGAATCATCAAGAAAACATTTAAAGAACGAGGGTATGGAACCTTGGAAACAATCCCGGGTGCTGCAGGTGGTGTATTGTTCATCCCTGAAATTTCATATGAAGAGGCGAAAAAATATATTGAATCTCTAGCAGAACGTCTATCAGAACAAGACCGTCTGCTTCCAGGAGGATATGTTTATCTCTCTGATTTGTTAGGAGAACCTGAACTGCTGCGTCAAGTTGGAAGAATCATTGCTTCTAAATACCTTGGTGAAAAAATCGATGCTGTAATGACTGTAGCCACAAAAGGCGTACCTATTGCCCAAGCTGTGTCCTATTATCTGAATGCGCCATTCGTTATTGTACGCCGGGACTCAAAAATAACAGAAGGATCAACAGTAAGTGTCAACTATGTGTCTGGATCTTCTGAAAGAATTGAAAAGATGGAACTGTCTAAGAGAAGTTTGAAACGTGGTTCACGTGTCCTTGTAGTGGATGATTTCATGAAAGGCGGCGGAACAGTCAACGGAATGAAGAGCTTGATTGAAGAATTCGAATCAGAACTTGTTGGCATCACTGTATTTGCCGAATCAAAATTCAACGGTCATCGCGCCATCGATGATTATACGTCACTGCTTTATGTCAAAGATGTAGATACTCAAACGAAAAATATTACGGTTGTGCCAGGAAATTATTTTTCAGAATAA
- a CDS encoding metal ABC transporter substrate-binding protein gives MKKYLLTATVMIGALLFAACGNTNKEADKKEDLTIVTTFYPMYDFTKEIVGDEGNVKLLIPAGTEPHDFEPSAKERAEISDADVFVYNSSDMEFFVDSLKDSVDSKQTLMIEAAKGIDRLESQEADEHEESEEGHGHSHEYDPHVWLDPVLAIKEVRTIAEELGEKYPDKKETFTKNADAYIKKLEALDQKYSDELKDATNRTFVTQHAAFAYLANQYDLKQVAISGVSPDQEPTPSRLAELKEFVKKNNIKVIYFEENASSKVAETLSNETGVKLEVLNPLESLTNEQIKAGENYISVMEKNLKALKESIN, from the coding sequence ATGAAAAAATATCTTTTGACAGCTACGGTAATGATAGGTGCTTTACTGTTTGCAGCATGTGGAAATACGAACAAGGAAGCAGACAAAAAAGAGGATTTGACGATCGTTACGACTTTTTATCCGATGTATGATTTTACAAAAGAGATCGTAGGGGATGAAGGAAACGTGAAACTTTTGATCCCTGCTGGAACGGAGCCGCATGATTTCGAACCAAGTGCAAAAGAAAGAGCAGAAATTTCCGATGCAGATGTTTTCGTGTATAATAGTTCAGACATGGAATTTTTTGTGGATTCGTTAAAGGATTCAGTGGATAGCAAACAGACCTTGATGATCGAAGCAGCTAAAGGAATCGACCGTTTAGAATCGCAAGAAGCAGACGAACATGAAGAATCAGAAGAAGGGCATGGTCATTCACATGAATACGATCCACATGTTTGGCTCGATCCGGTATTAGCTATAAAAGAAGTCAGAACGATTGCTGAAGAATTAGGCGAAAAATATCCAGATAAAAAGGAAACTTTTACGAAGAATGCCGATGCTTATATCAAAAAGCTTGAAGCACTGGATCAAAAATACTCCGATGAGCTAAAAGATGCAACAAACCGCACATTTGTCACTCAGCATGCTGCTTTTGCTTATTTAGCGAATCAATACGACTTAAAACAAGTAGCGATTTCGGGCGTTTCACCAGATCAGGAACCCACACCAAGTCGCTTAGCTGAGCTAAAAGAATTTGTGAAGAAAAACAACATCAAAGTGATTTATTTTGAAGAAAATGCCTCTTCGAAGGTAGCTGAGACATTGTCGAATGAAACAGGAGTGAAGCTAGAAGTGTTGAATCCTTTAGAAAGCTTGACTAATGAACAAATCAAAGCAGGCGAAAATTATATTTCTGTCATGGAAAAAAATCTGAAAGCTTTAAAAGAAAGTATCAATTAA
- a CDS encoding ribose-phosphate diphosphokinase translates to MSKHYFDPRLKIFALNSNRPLAEKIAAAVGVELGKSSVTQFSDGEIQVNIEESIRGSHVYVIQSTSSPVNDNLMELLIMIDALKRASAKTINVVMPYYGYARQDRKARAREPITAKLVANMIQKAGATRMLTLDLHAVQIQGFFDIPVDHLMGAPLIANYFLEKGIKGDDVVVVSPDHGGVTRARKLAEFLKSPIAIIDKRRPKANVAEVMNIIGQVKGKTCVLIDDMIDTAGTITLAANALKEAGATSVYASCTHPVLSGPALQRIEDSAIERLVVTDSIYLPEDRKIDKIDEVSVGGLMGDAIKRIHENKPVSPLFETKNK, encoded by the coding sequence ATGTCAAAACATTACTTTGACCCAAGATTAAAAATTTTTGCGTTAAATTCCAATCGCCCATTAGCAGAGAAAATTGCAGCAGCAGTCGGCGTCGAGTTAGGAAAATCATCTGTTACTCAATTTAGTGATGGAGAAATTCAAGTAAACATTGAAGAAAGTATTCGTGGATCGCATGTCTATGTTATTCAATCAACGAGCAGCCCAGTCAATGATAACTTGATGGAGTTGCTGATCATGATTGACGCACTGAAACGAGCAAGTGCAAAAACAATCAACGTAGTCATGCCTTATTATGGCTATGCGCGTCAAGACCGTAAAGCACGTGCACGGGAACCAATCACAGCGAAATTAGTAGCAAACATGATTCAAAAAGCTGGTGCAACAAGAATGCTGACTTTGGACCTTCATGCAGTCCAAATCCAAGGTTTCTTTGATATTCCAGTCGATCATTTGATGGGTGCGCCACTTATTGCCAATTATTTCTTAGAAAAAGGAATCAAAGGCGATGATGTTGTCGTTGTTTCACCAGACCATGGTGGTGTCACACGGGCACGTAAATTAGCGGAATTTTTGAAATCTCCGATTGCGATCATAGACAAACGCCGTCCAAAAGCAAATGTTGCAGAAGTAATGAATATCATTGGACAAGTCAAAGGCAAAACTTGTGTACTGATCGATGATATGATCGATACAGCAGGTACGATCACATTGGCTGCCAATGCTTTGAAAGAAGCTGGTGCAACTAGTGTGTATGCTTCATGTACACATCCAGTATTATCCGGCCCTGCTTTACAAAGAATAGAAGATTCAGCTATCGAGCGTCTAGTTGTTACAGACTCGATCTATCTTCCAGAAGATCGTAAAATCGACAAAATCGATGAAGTAAGTGTTGGCGGACTAATGGGAGATGCAATCAAACGTATCCATGAAAACAAACCAGTTAGTCCATTGTTTGAAACAAAAAATAAATAA
- a CDS encoding metal ABC transporter permease, whose amino-acid sequence MALLSYEFMRRAFLAAIFIAGIAPMLGVFLVIRRQSLMADTLSHVSLAGVALGFFLNLNPTLTTMLVVVLAAVILEYLRTIYRTYSEISIAILMAGGLALALVLMNLSGGNSATSIQSYLFGSIVTITWEQVIFLGILFVAIGILFFLFKRPMYVLTFDEDTAHVDGLPVHLMSMMFNVITGVAIAVMIPIAGALLISAIMVLPAAIGMRLGKSFNVVIAISVCVGFLGMLSGLTSSFYLDTPPGATITLVFIALFLIVNIIKRILVAFRRKNN is encoded by the coding sequence ATGGCGTTGCTTTCATATGAATTCATGAGAAGAGCGTTTCTTGCCGCTATCTTCATTGCCGGAATCGCCCCGATGCTAGGTGTGTTTTTAGTGATCAGAAGACAATCGCTGATGGCTGATACGCTTTCTCATGTCTCTTTAGCAGGGGTAGCGTTAGGATTCTTTTTGAACCTTAATCCTACACTTACGACCATGCTAGTCGTTGTATTAGCAGCTGTGATATTGGAGTATCTGCGAACGATCTACCGAACCTATTCAGAAATCTCCATTGCCATTTTAATGGCTGGTGGTTTGGCGCTAGCGTTAGTATTGATGAATTTGAGCGGAGGGAATTCAGCAACAAGTATCCAATCCTATCTGTTTGGTTCGATCGTGACCATTACATGGGAGCAAGTCATCTTTTTAGGAATCTTATTCGTTGCCATCGGTATATTGTTCTTTTTATTCAAACGGCCGATGTATGTTCTGACTTTTGATGAAGATACCGCCCACGTGGATGGGCTACCCGTTCATTTGATGTCGATGATGTTCAATGTGATTACTGGTGTGGCTATTGCTGTGATGATCCCGATTGCCGGTGCACTTTTGATATCCGCAATCATGGTTCTTCCCGCAGCAATCGGTATGCGATTAGGCAAAAGCTTCAATGTCGTGATTGCTATCAGTGTTTGTGTAGGATTTCTAGGGATGCTGTCAGGACTAACTAGCTCGTTTTATCTAGATACACCTCCAGGAGCAACAATCACATTAGTCTTTATTGCTTTGTTCCTGATTGTAAATATCATCAAACGAATATTGGTTGCCTTCAGAAGAAAAAATAACTAA
- a CDS encoding metal ABC transporter ATP-binding protein: MRYIEISDLTFYYDDEPVLEDVSYHVDAGEFVILTGENGAAKSTLVKASLGLLKPSKGMIKIAEKNQEGKKLSIGYIPQQVASFNAGFPSTVIELVRSGRYPRGRWFKRLSEKDHQHVQRALEAVGMWDMRNRRIGELSGGQKQRISLARIFATDPDLFVLDEPTTGMDEESRNEFYRLLRHSAHVHGKSVLMITHDHEDIKQYADRQIRLVRKEDSQWRCFHMNS, from the coding sequence GTGCGTTATATCGAAATATCTGATTTGACCTTTTACTATGATGATGAACCTGTACTAGAAGATGTCTCTTATCATGTAGATGCGGGTGAATTTGTCATTTTAACTGGAGAAAATGGAGCAGCCAAGTCAACCTTGGTGAAAGCATCGTTAGGATTACTGAAACCTTCAAAAGGAATGATAAAGATTGCTGAGAAAAATCAAGAAGGAAAAAAATTAAGTATCGGTTATATTCCTCAACAAGTTGCATCTTTCAATGCAGGTTTTCCTAGTACGGTGATCGAATTAGTCCGTTCAGGAAGATATCCAAGAGGCCGCTGGTTCAAGCGTCTCTCTGAAAAAGATCATCAACATGTACAGCGTGCTTTAGAAGCTGTAGGGATGTGGGATATGCGAAATCGGCGAATAGGTGAATTGTCTGGCGGACAAAAGCAGCGAATCAGTTTAGCGCGTATTTTTGCTACTGACCCTGACTTATTTGTTCTTGATGAACCAACAACAGGTATGGATGAAGAATCCAGAAATGAATTTTATCGTCTTCTCCGACATAGTGCGCATGTCCATGGGAAATCAGTTCTAATGATCACCCATGATCATGAAGATATCAAACAGTATGCGGACAGACAGATCCGACTGGTGAGAAAGGAGGATTCTCAATGGCGTTGCTTTCATATGAATTCATGA
- the glmU gene encoding bifunctional UDP-N-acetylglucosamine diphosphorylase/glucosamine-1-phosphate N-acetyltransferase GlmU, which yields MDARYAIILAAGKGTRMKSKLYKVLHPVSGKPMVEHIINRVSETKPDEVITIVGHGAEQVKAQLGERSKYALQAEQLGTGHAVLQAASFLEGKKGTTLVISGDTPLLTTETLNNLFEYHQGKNASATILTAQAENPTGYGRIIRDHIGIVEKIVEQKDATPEEALVQEINTGTYCFDNEALFDALSKVGTNNAQGEYYLTDIIEILKEEGHTVAAYQTDDFEESMGVNDRIALAKANEIMRKRINQMHMVNGVSFVDSATTYIDAGVEIGPDTLIEAGVQIQGNTVIGSDCVIGSHSKIVDSRIEDHVVIENSVIESSHVKKHADVGPYAHLRPKAEIGENVHIGNFVEVKNAQIGKGTKVGHLTYVGDATLGEEINVGCGVVFVNYDGKNKHHTTVGDHSFIGSSTNIIGPVEVAKNSSIAAGSTITDNIPEYALAIARARQVNKEGYAKKLPYLN from the coding sequence TTGGACGCACGTTATGCAATTATTTTGGCGGCAGGGAAAGGTACCCGCATGAAGTCAAAATTATATAAAGTTTTACATCCCGTTTCTGGTAAACCTATGGTAGAACATATCATTAATCGGGTCAGTGAAACGAAACCAGATGAAGTGATTACGATCGTTGGACACGGAGCAGAACAAGTTAAAGCACAACTAGGAGAACGCAGTAAATATGCGTTACAAGCAGAACAATTGGGAACAGGACATGCTGTTTTGCAAGCTGCTTCTTTCTTGGAAGGAAAAAAAGGAACAACGTTAGTTATCAGTGGCGATACACCATTATTGACTACTGAAACGCTGAACAATCTTTTTGAATATCACCAAGGAAAAAATGCAAGTGCAACGATCTTGACGGCACAAGCAGAAAACCCAACAGGATATGGACGAATCATCCGTGACCATATTGGGATCGTAGAAAAAATCGTGGAACAAAAAGATGCAACACCAGAAGAAGCTCTTGTACAAGAAATCAATACAGGAACTTACTGTTTTGACAACGAAGCTTTGTTCGATGCGTTAAGCAAAGTTGGAACAAACAATGCTCAAGGTGAATACTATCTAACAGATATCATCGAAATCTTAAAAGAAGAAGGCCATACAGTTGCTGCTTATCAAACGGATGATTTTGAAGAATCAATGGGAGTCAATGATCGGATCGCGTTAGCTAAAGCAAATGAGATCATGAGAAAGCGAATTAACCAGATGCATATGGTCAATGGCGTAAGCTTTGTCGATTCAGCAACGACATACATCGATGCAGGCGTAGAAATCGGTCCAGACACATTGATCGAAGCAGGTGTACAAATCCAAGGAAATACAGTCATTGGTTCTGATTGTGTCATCGGGTCACATTCAAAAATCGTAGACAGTAGGATTGAGGATCACGTCGTCATTGAAAACTCAGTCATTGAAAGCAGCCATGTCAAGAAACATGCAGATGTGGGACCTTATGCACATTTACGACCAAAAGCTGAAATTGGCGAAAACGTCCATATCGGAAACTTTGTGGAAGTGAAAAATGCTCAAATCGGCAAAGGAACTAAAGTCGGTCACTTGACTTATGTTGGTGATGCTACGCTGGGAGAAGAAATCAATGTCGGATGTGGTGTTGTCTTCGTCAACTATGATGGAAAGAACAAACATCATACGACTGTCGGCGACCACAGCTTTATTGGTTCTAGCACGAATATCATCGGACCTGTCGAGGTAGCTAAAAACAGTTCGATTGCTGCCGGGTCAACAATTACAGACAATATTCCAGAATATGCGCTGGCAATTGCGAGAGCAAGACAAGTCAATAAAGAAGGATATGCAAAAAAACTCCCTTATCTAAACTAA
- the ispE gene encoding 4-(cytidine 5'-diphospho)-2-C-methyl-D-erythritol kinase yields MELIEKAPAKINLGLDVLYRRQDGYHELEMVMSSVDLADHLFFEEITEDKIIVETNKAFLPVDERNNVYQAALLLKNKYNIKTGVKIFVKKNIPVAAGLGGGSTDCAAALRGINQLWNLGCSLEELAEIGLEVGTDVPYCVYGSTAFVGGKGEEIQVLPSMPQCWVVLVKPRMSVSTRTVFREVDTQAIQHQDIHGLAEAIREQDYQQMIKKMGNSLEDITGKRHPVIHQIKERMIKYGADAALMSGSGPTVFALCQHYSRAQRVYNGLKGFCEEVYLVRTLQ; encoded by the coding sequence ATGGAATTGATTGAAAAAGCGCCAGCCAAGATAAATTTAGGACTGGATGTATTATATAGACGGCAAGATGGGTATCATGAGTTGGAAATGGTGATGTCGAGCGTAGACTTGGCAGATCATCTATTTTTTGAAGAAATAACAGAAGACAAAATCATTGTAGAAACAAATAAAGCATTTTTACCGGTAGATGAACGGAACAATGTTTATCAAGCTGCTTTATTGCTAAAAAATAAATACAATATCAAAACCGGTGTCAAGATCTTTGTTAAGAAGAATATTCCAGTAGCAGCTGGATTAGGCGGAGGAAGTACAGACTGTGCAGCTGCTCTAAGAGGGATCAACCAATTATGGAATCTGGGCTGTTCGTTAGAAGAACTGGCAGAAATCGGTTTGGAAGTCGGTACAGATGTTCCTTACTGTGTCTACGGAAGTACGGCATTTGTCGGTGGCAAAGGGGAAGAAATCCAAGTATTACCTTCTATGCCACAGTGCTGGGTTGTGTTGGTCAAACCAAGAATGAGTGTCTCTACACGTACAGTGTTTAGAGAAGTAGATACGCAAGCCATCCAACATCAAGACATCCACGGACTTGCTGAAGCCATCCGAGAGCAAGATTATCAGCAGATGATCAAAAAAATGGGAAACAGTTTAGAAGATATAACGGGAAAGCGGCATCCAGTCATCCATCAAATCAAAGAGCGTATGATCAAGTACGGAGCAGATGCTGCATTGATGAGTGGAAGCGGACCAACCGTTTTTGCCTTGTGTCAACATTATTCAAGAGCGCAGAGAGTATATAATGGGTTAAAAGGTTTTTGTGAGGAAGTTTATTTAGTACGAACCCTGCAATAA
- the thiT gene encoding energy-coupled thiamine transporter ThiT: protein MGKNRVWVEGTIVAALAMVLSLIPIQIGSSFSISLGQIPLTLFALRRGTKAGMLAGFIWGILHFPLGQVYYLSVVQVLIEYPIAYTFAGAAGLMASNVQKGYVDDNTKQIRKSIVFGALIGALSRYFWHFIAGVVFWGAYALWGMNPWLFSFVMNGASGLSTAIVTIIVLLGIQQTTPSIFVPDKRQEL from the coding sequence ATGGGAAAAAATAGAGTTTGGGTAGAAGGAACGATTGTTGCAGCGTTAGCGATGGTGTTGTCGTTGATTCCGATCCAGATCGGCAGCAGTTTTTCTATTTCATTAGGGCAGATTCCATTGACTCTTTTTGCGTTAAGAAGAGGGACAAAGGCAGGGATGCTGGCAGGTTTCATTTGGGGCATCCTACATTTTCCGTTGGGACAAGTTTATTATTTAAGTGTCGTTCAAGTGTTGATTGAGTACCCGATTGCCTATACTTTTGCAGGCGCAGCAGGGCTCATGGCTTCAAATGTCCAAAAAGGCTATGTAGACGATAATACGAAACAAATTAGAAAAAGCATCGTGTTTGGTGCATTGATTGGCGCACTTTCCAGATATTTTTGGCATTTTATTGCAGGAGTGGTTTTCTGGGGAGCGTATGCACTATGGGGGATGAATCCTTGGCTCTTTTCTTTCGTAATGAATGGTGCCAGCGGGTTGAGTACAGCTATTGTAACGATCATCGTTTTATTAGGGATCCAACAAACGACTCCTTCGATTTTTGTGCCAGATAAACGACAGGAGCTGTAA
- a CDS encoding patatin-like phospholipase family protein — MEIKKVYFSQKMSLYSPIQQAKQPLPFFQSHQESRDAFWRSAKKQCAFKAVSKKYTVYFTIAKSRGDVIFNNLLIEGETFEWKKFFRYMEACARFFIKENCCFLFQSPLSEEWLRIFHKNGYQGTTQLNKKLVYHTALVLGGGGAHGAYQIGVWQALKEHDINFEIITGTSVGALNGALILQGDMKKAVNLWKKLSTRQVLALPEMAAVEDLRERFYRERRQMTKTALIEGGVSSAPLEKMVKDNLDLSLLKHNPKIRLYTVSTKLPELAEVVTDIQQTKTEEIPDWILASASFYPAMAYRKIGKNKYADGGYRNKIPIDIAINKGATEAFVVDVQGPGPAKKIRMPDIFIHWKCQTLWTLGSFLLFDSQRNQLNLQLGYLEMKKRLGYYYGNWYTFHSVKPARTYWRGFLSYLTKEIQLELSFFKSIKFWQKLRNLYKNRVVPETCGLAMLELLAKKHFLLPNEIYQVDMMIQMICQQDIKSMPDDLLAQIGQLSTEEWRRYRKYQQKIQNERTKTVYFDYLLQGKRKDRLQHELLKQPVDTLLILYLYYLKEEQPWHKNFHMKS, encoded by the coding sequence ATGGAGATAAAAAAAGTTTACTTTTCACAGAAAATGTCGCTGTATTCGCCTATCCAGCAAGCAAAACAACCCCTTCCATTTTTTCAAAGTCATCAAGAAAGTAGAGACGCTTTTTGGCGTTCTGCAAAAAAGCAATGTGCTTTTAAAGCAGTATCGAAAAAATATACCGTCTATTTTACTATTGCTAAAAGTAGAGGAGATGTTATTTTTAATAATCTGTTGATTGAAGGTGAAACTTTTGAATGGAAAAAATTTTTTCGGTATATGGAAGCTTGCGCTCGTTTTTTTATTAAAGAAAACTGTTGTTTTTTATTTCAATCTCCTCTATCAGAAGAATGGTTGCGTATTTTTCATAAAAACGGCTATCAAGGAACCACACAATTAAATAAAAAGCTGGTCTATCATACAGCACTTGTTTTAGGTGGAGGAGGAGCGCACGGTGCTTATCAGATTGGTGTGTGGCAGGCGCTGAAGGAACATGATATCAACTTTGAGATTATCACAGGTACCTCGGTAGGTGCGTTGAACGGCGCATTGATTTTACAAGGAGATATGAAAAAAGCTGTGAATTTATGGAAAAAGCTGTCGACAAGACAAGTGCTTGCGTTACCAGAAATGGCTGCAGTTGAAGACCTTCGTGAACGCTTCTATCGAGAAAGACGCCAAATGACGAAAACAGCACTAATTGAAGGCGGGGTTTCTTCTGCTCCATTGGAAAAGATGGTCAAAGACAATTTGGATTTGTCCTTACTCAAACATAATCCCAAAATACGTTTATATACGGTGTCTACTAAACTGCCAGAACTAGCGGAAGTAGTGACTGATATCCAACAGACAAAAACAGAAGAAATACCAGATTGGATACTCGCCTCTGCTTCATTTTATCCCGCTATGGCTTATCGAAAGATCGGAAAAAATAAATATGCAGACGGTGGGTATCGCAACAAAATACCTATTGATATTGCGATTAACAAAGGAGCAACAGAGGCATTTGTCGTAGATGTGCAAGGGCCAGGCCCAGCGAAAAAAATTCGTATGCCAGACATTTTTATCCATTGGAAATGTCAAACATTGTGGACACTAGGCAGCTTTCTGCTTTTTGATAGCCAAAGGAACCAATTAAATTTACAATTAGGCTATCTGGAAATGAAAAAACGATTAGGCTATTACTATGGGAACTGGTATACATTTCATTCTGTTAAACCTGCAAGAACATACTGGCGAGGATTTTTGTCTTACTTAACAAAAGAAATTCAGTTAGAATTATCTTTTTTCAAAAGCATAAAATTTTGGCAAAAACTGCGTAATTTATATAAGAACAGGGTCGTACCAGAGACATGCGGATTGGCGATGCTAGAACTTTTAGCAAAAAAACATTTTTTACTGCCCAATGAAATCTATCAAGTAGACATGATGATTCAAATGATCTGCCAACAAGATATAAAAAGTATGCCGGATGATTTATTGGCACAAATTGGTCAATTAAGTACTGAAGAATGGCGAAGGTATCGAAAATACCAGCAAAAAATACAAAATGAGCGCACGAAAACTGTTTATTTTGATTATCTGCTACAAGGAAAACGCAAGGATCGTTTGCAGCATGAATTGCTTAAGCAACCAGTTGACACATTACTGATCCTATATTTATATTATCTCAAGGAGGAACAACCATGGCACAAGAATTTTCATATGAAATCGTAG
- a CDS encoding YdbC family protein, which translates to MAQEFSYEIVEEIAILSENNKGWRKELNLVSWNGRPPKFDLRDWAPDHEKMGKGLTLTNEEFEQLQKAIENM; encoded by the coding sequence ATGGCACAAGAATTTTCATATGAAATCGTAGAAGAAATCGCTATATTGTCAGAAAACAACAAGGGGTGGCGTAAAGAACTGAACCTAGTCAGCTGGAATGGTCGCCCGCCAAAATTCGATCTTCGAGATTGGGCGCCAGACCATGAAAAAATGGGGAAAGGCCTGACATTGACGAACGAAGAGTTTGAACAACTGCAAAAAGCAATAGAAAATATGTAA